From Spiroplasma monobiae MQ-1, a single genomic window includes:
- a CDS encoding post-transcriptional regulator, whose translation MKNDYLKEIVYEMLDLKLTEVRKEYNKIKFSDLISYLRDVIIKNNKIMDLNDLSFFIMNIKVNKVFEYLNVSAILDKNSSIEMDLKSILER comes from the coding sequence ATGAAAAATGATTACTTAAAGGAAATTGTTTACGAGATGTTGGACTTGAAGTTAACAGAAGTAAGGAAAGAGTACAATAAAATTAAGTTTAGTGATTTAATCTCTTACTTAAGAGATGTAATAATTAAAAATAATAAAATAATGGATTTGAATGATTTGTCCTTCTTTATTATGAATATTAAAGTAAATAAAGTGTTTGAATATCTAAATGTTAGTGCAATATTAGATAAAAATAGTTCAATTGAAATGGATTTAAAAAGTATTTTAGAAAGATAG
- a CDS encoding DxFTY motif-containing membrane protein, which produces MKFNLLKEFNESRTPFFKSFGFLMIESIIPGIIVWFTVGFDFSFTLNTKLPNPHVGYVALICLLYFIYSFLITYVFYKLKWHESDNITFSQLSSIIFICIIMFGSFIDKWPMSVLLRIVLILLVVVVLTPITVFFATLIRNNDLKRKDDLEKIYEAYKKGDLIPNNKLLKAQRYQKFLLKKEIKKQELEKFKIELEEKIRKELEFKEVQEKEKIYKINKKLDEKENKKREKEKQKD; this is translated from the coding sequence ATGAAATTCAATTTATTAAAAGAATTTAATGAGTCCAGAACTCCATTCTTTAAAAGTTTTGGGTTTTTAATGATAGAATCAATAATTCCTGGAATTATAGTTTGATTTACTGTGGGATTTGATTTTAGTTTCACTTTAAATACTAAATTACCAAATCCGCATGTTGGATATGTTGCTTTAATTTGTTTACTTTATTTTATTTATTCATTTCTAATTACTTATGTATTTTATAAACTCAAATGACATGAATCTGATAACATTACATTTTCACAGTTATCTTCTATCATTTTTATATGCATAATAATGTTTGGTAGTTTTATTGATAAATGACCAATGTCTGTATTATTAAGAATAGTTTTAATACTGCTTGTTGTTGTTGTTTTAACACCCATAACTGTTTTTTTTGCAACTTTAATTAGAAATAACGATCTAAAAAGAAAAGATGACCTAGAAAAGATCTATGAAGCCTATAAAAAAGGTGATTTAATTCCTAATAATAAACTTTTAAAAGCTCAAAGATATCAAAAATTTCTTTTGAAAAAAGAAATTAAAAAACAGGAATTAGAAAAATTTAAGATTGAATTAGAAGAAAAAATTAGAAAAGAATTGGAATTTAAAGAAGTACAAGAAAAAGAAAAAATTTATAAAATAAATAAGAAATTAGATGAAAAAGAAAATAAAAAGAGAGAAAAAGAAAAACAGAAAGATTAA
- the fib gene encoding cytoskeletal motor fibril protein Fib encodes MIGIISTAYFTVKDRPGIKTVRKYWWRNMVIQHVKYRGKFFVIATIGYGKANAAMAITYLMEEYPALETVLNVDLALSTNDKFDTTDTVMATKFIYRDADLTVFKDIKYGQIVHEPEAYAFNTEFVNQVKNFKLGVSDGIVGTADMLIYNSKQFKEMVDKYGQTIDVIDTEARALAQIAKKSSVNFVAMKVMYNNALSPWDNDPLHKFKIYETANTLKYLLARLFNLLSSRYVLDFTKSSNDELEVINELFEMSHDAWAKRFKKNTTSLISGLGPSLMLVDKNGVSPEAVDIVEVMKTKLDDEGPSKVILGEDEWKNAPKKWLRKLMFLSNIHVNDDELLWNKSAKYDIKTSKIHSMEDVAKAVSKAIADRSQDKSSYTYDGTTVLKKHLLVTVDAAISFYITNNLTHEFVEDPKHGSKLVANEFIKHLNEQLAEVETPYEKVVVFFKIPAMGAAKLPVFVQTKSRANQPIVFGGYSAKNQKTYTVVDITRNDYDPLKVGSFKVTIRLKNL; translated from the coding sequence ATGATCGGTATTATTTCAACAGCTTACTTTACAGTTAAAGACCGTCCAGGAATTAAAACTGTAAGAAAATATTGATGAAGAAATATGGTTATTCAACACGTTAAATACAGAGGGAAATTTTTCGTAATCGCAACAATAGGTTATGGAAAAGCAAATGCTGCTATGGCAATTACTTATTTAATGGAAGAATACCCAGCTTTAGAAACAGTTCTAAACGTGGACTTAGCTTTATCAACAAATGACAAATTTGATACAACAGATACAGTTATGGCAACAAAATTCATCTACAGAGATGCAGACTTAACAGTATTTAAAGATATTAAATATGGACAAATCGTTCATGAACCAGAAGCATATGCTTTCAATACAGAATTCGTAAACCAAGTTAAAAACTTTAAACTAGGTGTTTCAGATGGTATTGTTGGTACTGCTGATATGTTAATTTACAACTCAAAACAATTCAAAGAAATGGTTGACAAATACGGTCAAACAATCGACGTAATTGATACTGAAGCTAGAGCATTGGCTCAAATAGCTAAAAAATCAAGCGTTAACTTTGTTGCGATGAAAGTTATGTATAATAACGCATTATCTCCATGAGATAACGACCCATTACATAAATTTAAAATTTATGAAACAGCTAATACTTTAAAATACTTATTAGCAAGATTATTTAATTTATTATCATCAAGATATGTATTGGACTTTACAAAATCATCAAATGATGAATTAGAAGTTATTAATGAATTATTTGAAATGTCTCATGATGCATGAGCAAAACGTTTCAAAAAAAATACAACATCATTGATCTCAGGTTTAGGGCCATCTTTAATGTTAGTTGACAAAAATGGAGTTTCTCCAGAAGCAGTTGACATCGTTGAAGTTATGAAAACTAAATTAGACGATGAAGGACCAAGTAAAGTGATCTTAGGAGAAGATGAATGAAAAAATGCTCCTAAAAAATGATTACGTAAATTAATGTTCTTATCAAACATTCATGTTAATGATGATGAATTATTATGAAATAAATCAGCAAAATATGATATTAAAACATCAAAAATTCATTCAATGGAAGATGTTGCAAAAGCAGTATCAAAAGCTATTGCTGACCGTTCACAAGATAAATCATCATATACATATGATGGAACAACAGTTCTTAAAAAACATTTACTTGTAACAGTTGATGCAGCAATTTCATTCTACATCACAAATAACTTAACACATGAATTTGTTGAAGATCCAAAACACGGATCAAAATTAGTAGCAAACGAATTTATTAAACACTTAAACGAACAATTAGCAGAAGTTGAAACTCCATACGAAAAAGTTGTAGTATTCTTCAAAATTCCGGCAATGGGAGCTGCAAAATTACCAGTTTTCGTTCAAACAAAATCAAGAGCAAACCAACCAATTGTATTTGGTGGTTACTCAGCAAAAAATCAAAAAACTTACACAGTTGTTGATATTACAAGAAATGATTATGACCCATTGAAAGTTGGATCATTCAAAGTTACAATTCGTTTGAAAAACTTATAG
- a CDS encoding tRNA (cytidine(34)-2'-O)-methyltransferase — translation MRKINIVLYEPEIADNVGAIMRTCALTNAKLHLIEPFGFVFDKRNFARSSANNFEGCEYVRYDDWSHFEEENPKANIFCMTRYGKKPISDFKFTEIKDEVFIMFGKESTGIPKDILKKNMDKCFRIPMVATGRSLNIANSMGIATYEVLRQWDYLDLSKVEVEKGEDYLERD, via the coding sequence ATGAGAAAAATTAATATAGTTTTATACGAACCAGAAATAGCTGATAATGTAGGAGCTATAATGAGAACTTGTGCTTTAACAAATGCAAAATTGCATTTGATCGAACCATTTGGTTTTGTATTTGATAAGAGGAATTTTGCAAGGAGTAGTGCAAACAATTTTGAAGGTTGTGAATATGTTAGATATGATGACTGAAGTCACTTTGAAGAGGAAAATCCTAAAGCAAATATTTTTTGCATGACAAGATATGGTAAAAAACCAATAAGTGATTTTAAATTTACAGAAATTAAAGATGAAGTTTTTATAATGTTTGGTAAAGAATCAACAGGAATTCCAAAAGATATATTAAAGAAAAATATGGATAAATGTTTTAGAATACCCATGGTTGCAACTGGTAGGAGTTTGAATATAGCAAATTCAATGGGTATTGCAACTTATGAAGTTTTAAGACAATGAGATTATTTAGATTTATCTAAAGTTGAAGTTGAAAAAGGTGAGGACTATCTAGAAAGAGATTAA
- a CDS encoding phosphotransferase family protein — protein sequence MKFQGFTNKIHLINNIIIKESDSFHDFYLDKRNEFVFLEELSHMNQDYLLKPLEFNLNNNKLISKYKYLSEFKTLSEIIIDEKIINLVIDNISEMHKININNSKIKSFKYFDFLINIKSQLENDLNFLDDYIKEVKDIDGDFNGLDLVLSHNDLVPGNILVKENKVIFIDYDYVTLNNNLFDLASFITETLNENEELVEYFIEQCFKSDLMKKEDLKLLNKMIKYQDLLWTIWAKVMYEKKKESIFNDIFEDKLNRLKNRKTY from the coding sequence ATGAAATTTCAAGGATTTACAAATAAAATTCACTTAATAAACAACATCATAATAAAAGAGTCTGATTCCTTCCATGATTTTTATTTAGATAAAAGAAATGAATTCGTTTTCTTAGAAGAACTTTCACACATGAATCAAGATTACTTGTTGAAGCCCTTAGAATTTAATTTAAATAATAATAAGTTAATCTCAAAATATAAATATCTAAGTGAATTTAAAACACTGAGTGAAATAATTATTGATGAGAAGATAATAAATTTAGTCATCGACAATATATCTGAAATGCACAAAATAAATATTAATAATAGTAAGATAAAAAGTTTTAAATATTTTGATTTCTTGATCAACATTAAAAGTCAATTAGAGAATGATTTAAATTTTTTAGATGATTACATTAAAGAAGTAAAGGATATAGATGGAGATTTTAATGGTTTAGATTTAGTTTTAAGTCATAACGATTTGGTTCCAGGAAATATACTTGTAAAAGAAAATAAAGTAATTTTTATTGATTATGATTATGTTACATTAAATAATAATTTGTTTGATTTAGCAAGTTTCATTACAGAAACTCTAAATGAAAACGAAGAATTAGTTGAGTATTTTATAGAGCAATGTTTTAAAAGTGATTTGATGAAAAAAGAAGATTTAAAACTACTAAATAAAATGATTAAATACCAAGATTTACTTTGAACAATTTGAGCAAAAGTTATGTATGAAAAAAAGAAAGAATCTATTTTTAATGATATATTTGAAGATAAACTAAATAGATTAAAAAACAGAAAGACATATTAA
- a CDS encoding DEAD/DEAH box helicase codes for MKFSDFGFKKFINDSLEQIGFVYPTKIQEKVIPLIKKHRSVIAQSHTGTGKTHSFLLPILNNINYDETNKIQCLIVTPTRELARQIYENTRDLLKFNEKGTVGLFVGGDDIEKSIQNVKTKQPTIVIGTPTRLKKMYEEGNLFITTSKYVVIDECDMIFDLGFIEEVDLMLSKMNKDVNVSLFSATINNGLKPFLQKYLSNSIFIENMDTNPTNKNIEHVLIWTKNKENKDLLKIITKSLNPYVCMIFLNKKDQIKEIISWLNEFGIKNVGELHGDLDSRQRTNMQKRIQNGEFKWIVASDVAARGIDIDGVSHIISVDLPKDLDYYIHRSGRTGRNQYSGQSYVLFNSNNQHQIDELKSKGITFTNFKLVNNELQEVNTTKKKKEFNADLPVNVETKKIIDKYKGKKVKPGYKKRRKAEIDKVKKDIRRKHIKESIAKIKKDKYKKRREELFEN; via the coding sequence ATGAAATTTTCAGATTTTGGATTTAAAAAGTTTATAAATGATTCTTTAGAACAAATAGGCTTTGTATATCCAACAAAAATTCAAGAAAAAGTTATACCTCTTATTAAAAAACACAGATCAGTTATAGCTCAATCTCATACAGGTACTGGAAAGACACATTCTTTCTTGTTGCCTATATTAAACAATATTAATTATGATGAAACTAACAAAATACAATGTTTAATTGTCACACCAACAAGAGAGTTGGCAAGACAAATATATGAAAATACAAGAGATCTTTTAAAATTCAATGAAAAAGGAACTGTTGGATTATTTGTTGGTGGAGATGATATTGAAAAATCAATTCAAAACGTTAAAACAAAACAACCCACTATTGTAATAGGAACCCCAACAAGGCTTAAAAAAATGTATGAGGAAGGTAATTTGTTTATTACAACTTCTAAATATGTTGTTATTGATGAGTGCGATATGATATTTGATTTAGGTTTTATTGAAGAAGTTGATTTAATGCTTTCAAAAATGAACAAAGATGTTAATGTTTCTCTTTTCTCAGCTACAATCAACAACGGTTTAAAGCCGTTTTTACAAAAGTACTTATCAAATTCAATTTTTATAGAGAATATGGACACAAATCCAACAAATAAAAATATTGAACACGTTTTAATTTGAACAAAAAATAAAGAAAATAAAGATTTACTTAAAATAATTACAAAATCTTTGAATCCTTATGTTTGTATGATTTTCCTAAATAAAAAAGATCAGATTAAGGAAATTATTAGTTGGTTAAATGAATTTGGAATTAAAAACGTAGGAGAATTGCATGGAGATTTAGATTCAAGACAAAGAACAAACATGCAAAAAAGAATTCAAAATGGAGAATTCAAATGAATAGTTGCATCAGATGTTGCGGCTAGAGGTATTGATATTGATGGGGTAAGTCACATTATCTCAGTGGACTTACCAAAGGATTTGGACTACTACATTCACAGAAGTGGTAGAACTGGAAGAAATCAATATTCTGGACAAAGTTATGTTTTATTTAATTCAAACAATCAACATCAAATTGATGAACTTAAATCAAAAGGTATTACTTTTACAAACTTCAAACTTGTAAATAATGAATTGCAAGAAGTTAATACAACCAAAAAGAAAAAAGAGTTTAATGCTGACTTACCTGTAAATGTTGAAACAAAAAAAATAATTGATAAATATAAAGGTAAAAAAGTTAAACCAGGTTACAAAAAAAGAAGAAAAGCAGAAATAGATAAAGTTAAAAAAGACATCAGAAGAAAACACATTAAAGAATCTATTGCAAAGATTAAAAAAGATAAATACAAAAAACGTAGAGAAGAATTATTTGAGAATTAA
- the rdgB gene encoding RdgB/HAM1 family non-canonical purine NTP pyrophosphatase, which produces MNTIWFASQNDNKIKELKEMISELEIKSLNDLDELMEIPEDEPTFEMNALFKAKTLSEVVDGIVIADDSGLSVVELDNFPGIYSARWAKPEKNWNIINEMLLNKLMDNNLFNDEQRRATFTSSIAFVDKQKGIEKVFTGIVKGVIVYNQIGDNGFAYDKIFKPDGYDKTYAEMTNEEKNQISHRRISIEKLRDFLKENNYF; this is translated from the coding sequence ATGAACACAATTTGATTTGCGTCACAAAATGATAATAAAATAAAAGAACTTAAAGAAATGATATCAGAGTTAGAAATTAAATCTTTAAATGATTTAGATGAATTAATGGAAATACCTGAAGACGAACCAACATTTGAAATGAATGCTTTATTTAAAGCTAAAACATTATCTGAAGTTGTTGATGGAATTGTTATAGCAGATGATTCTGGATTAAGTGTAGTTGAGTTAGATAATTTTCCCGGAATATATTCAGCAAGATGGGCAAAACCTGAAAAAAATTGAAATATAATAAATGAAATGTTGTTAAATAAATTAATGGATAACAATTTATTTAATGATGAACAACGAAGAGCAACTTTCACTTCTTCAATTGCTTTTGTTGACAAACAAAAAGGAATAGAGAAAGTTTTTACAGGAATTGTTAAAGGTGTTATTGTATACAACCAAATTGGTGATAATGGTTTTGCATATGACAAAATTTTTAAACCAGATGGATATGATAAAACATATGCAGAGATGACAAATGAAGAAAAAAACCAAATTTCACATAGAAGAATATCTATTGAAAAGTTGAGAGATTTCTTAAAAGAAAATAATTATTTTTAA
- a CDS encoding PCC domain-containing protein has protein sequence MIVREKSNLLVVYLEQGEDIYQQIQNIVREYKLIDARVTGYGYLERMEYGVLSQSDPFFLSKILKEGLLTVTNINGMVDNREITIMINSVDDKFERHQGRLISGVVINSFNIILEIYKTE, from the coding sequence ATGATAGTTAGAGAAAAATCAAATTTATTAGTAGTTTATCTCGAACAAGGTGAAGATATTTATCAACAAATTCAAAACATTGTTAGGGAATATAAACTTATTGATGCAAGAGTTACTGGGTATGGTTACTTGGAAAGAATGGAATATGGTGTTCTTTCTCAATCAGATCCCTTCTTTTTGTCAAAAATACTAAAAGAAGGGTTGTTAACAGTTACAAATATTAATGGTATGGTTGACAATCGTGAAATAACTATAATGATTAACTCGGTTGACGATAAATTTGAGCGTCATCAAGGTAGATTGATTAGTGGGGTTGTTATTAATTCGTTCAATATAATTTTAGAAATATATAAAACCGAGTAG
- a CDS encoding YitT family ABC transporter, which yields MEPNKLDLTELSNEISDSVDEMLDDVTVEFQSYEEKKSIKNLAKELNKGTNIDGDILLNFENKVMSQREQKLLVKQYFRTKFIKDLLQIVLAAFLIALTFDYFISVTGRAGLFPAGVGAIARFFATLTFPSKDQVNLQSSFYFVYYLVINIPLFVFGYLKLGRKFTFTTFLFVILQICFDQIFQVLPYINPREFHLIVNFQLISGMPGAWNTGIWLFIFGALGGILLGFAYSIVYKIGSSTGGLDFLTVYLSNKTNKPVGSLNRKVNLVILACVIVLNTLIIPMEMINADIKIDVLQSGYEKYINDPVLLQSMWDYALENGAIINNKIDTISWDPVFETWFKSIIGSGISLEDWLKIEGNKLTKEQYNYLVEFVCKSGYGNALTENHMGLVIKIKALFVFGPSLFASFTLVMCAGMSTNHFYPKYTVRTYMITTNMPKEINRMLLENGFQNDILTWDSINRINGNYLHRSVLMVAMSVMDWDKIERQVFMADPLAKVNAINTKSVKGLFNYEIKKNDDRDIIRTKIETDELEKEKIRQIAIVRAQRENEKLTKKQMKKKTKPKKNEEKPE from the coding sequence ATGGAACCAAACAAACTAGATTTAACTGAATTAAGTAATGAAATTTCTGATTCAGTTGATGAAATGTTAGATGATGTAACTGTTGAATTTCAATCTTATGAAGAAAAAAAATCAATTAAGAATCTTGCCAAAGAACTTAATAAAGGAACAAACATTGATGGAGACATTCTATTAAACTTTGAAAATAAAGTTATGTCTCAAAGGGAACAAAAACTACTTGTAAAACAGTACTTTAGAACTAAATTTATTAAAGACTTATTGCAAATAGTTCTTGCAGCATTTTTAATTGCATTAACTTTTGACTACTTTATTTCTGTAACTGGAAGAGCTGGTCTTTTCCCTGCGGGTGTAGGTGCTATTGCTCGTTTCTTTGCTACATTAACTTTCCCTTCAAAGGATCAAGTTAATTTGCAATCATCATTCTATTTTGTTTACTATTTAGTAATAAATATTCCTCTATTTGTATTTGGTTACTTAAAACTGGGAAGAAAATTTACTTTTACAACTTTCTTATTTGTAATTTTACAAATTTGTTTTGACCAAATATTTCAAGTACTTCCTTATATTAATCCAAGAGAATTTCATTTAATAGTTAACTTTCAATTAATTTCGGGTATGCCAGGGGCATGAAATACTGGAATTTGGTTATTTATTTTTGGGGCATTAGGTGGAATTCTTTTAGGTTTTGCTTACTCAATAGTTTATAAGATTGGGTCTTCAACTGGTGGATTGGACTTTTTAACTGTATATTTATCAAATAAAACAAACAAACCAGTTGGTTCTTTGAATAGAAAAGTAAATCTGGTTATTTTGGCTTGTGTAATTGTTTTAAATACTTTAATAATTCCTATGGAAATGATAAATGCAGACATTAAAATAGATGTTTTACAAAGCGGTTATGAAAAATATATAAATGATCCAGTTTTATTACAATCTATGTGAGATTATGCTCTAGAAAATGGCGCAATTATTAATAATAAAATAGATACTATTTCTTGAGACCCTGTTTTTGAAACTTGATTTAAAAGTATAATAGGTTCTGGAATAAGTCTTGAAGATTGATTGAAGATTGAAGGTAATAAATTAACCAAAGAACAATACAATTATTTAGTTGAATTTGTATGTAAAAGCGGTTATGGGAATGCTTTAACTGAAAATCATATGGGATTGGTTATAAAAATTAAAGCATTATTTGTTTTTGGTCCATCGCTGTTTGCTTCATTCACACTTGTTATGTGTGCTGGAATGTCAACAAATCATTTCTATCCAAAATATACAGTAAGAACATACATGATTACAACAAACATGCCAAAAGAAATAAACAGAATGTTACTAGAAAATGGTTTCCAAAATGATATCTTAACTTGAGATAGTATTAATAGAATTAATGGAAACTATTTACACAGAAGTGTTTTAATGGTTGCAATGTCGGTAATGGATTGAGATAAAATTGAAAGACAAGTATTCATGGCAGATCCATTAGCTAAAGTTAATGCAATTAACACAAAATCAGTAAAAGGATTATTTAATTATGAAATCAAAAAAAATGATGACAGAGATATAATAAGAACCAAAATAGAAACTGATGAGCTAGAAAAAGAAAAAATAAGACAAATAGCTATTGTTAGGGCACAAAGAGAAAACGAAAAACTAACAAAAAAACAAATGAAAAAGAAAACAAAACCCAAGAAAAATGAAGAAAAACCAGAATAA
- a CDS encoding AAA family ATPase: MDITERIKKLTSEISYQVYEKETIFRLAMLALLGEESIFLLGKPGIAKSLISRRLKFAIKGGTNFEYLMSKFSTPEEIYGPIDLRLLKEGKYVRVVDGYLPASNVGFLDEIWKAGPSIQNTLLTIINEKIFRNGGTDIRVPLKLLISASNELPAEGEGLEALFDRFIIRYIAEGLKDEDNFEQLLDGESSLDVDVDPRLQISIEELEIWKKQSKQVRMSRKSLDFIHYFRKKILKETNGEAYISDRRWKKISGLMKTSAFYNGRAETDIADLFVIPYCIWDNEDQEKAYFKIFFDAFLEQFGLEWRNEKKNLMNQIDTINSQIGQIEAQYLRLTPYTDPFKGSLGGTYYFINFTDGGEDYKVCFISASDWNRIRNLTNEDFEIDLHFGPNLNKYVGSQKTLVRAYKSDQILFVNENKKYLLQNDNPNEFNEQMVNLADTIIDLEKQYKEVSAKMFKEYKKYMNMNCIFFEDIYNEKIAEAFDTKTKKQLEREKELENIDESNSPVDNLEFEVEM, encoded by the coding sequence ATGGATATTACAGAAAGAATTAAAAAGTTAACATCAGAAATTTCATACCAAGTTTATGAAAAGGAAACTATTTTTAGATTAGCTATGCTTGCTTTGTTAGGAGAAGAATCAATCTTCTTGTTGGGTAAACCAGGTATTGCTAAGTCGCTTATTTCACGTAGGTTAAAATTTGCAATTAAAGGTGGTACAAATTTTGAATACTTGATGAGTAAATTCTCAACTCCAGAAGAAATTTATGGACCAATTGACCTAAGATTACTTAAAGAAGGTAAATATGTTAGGGTAGTTGATGGTTATTTACCAGCATCAAATGTTGGTTTCTTGGATGAAATTTGAAAAGCTGGACCAAGTATCCAAAATACATTACTTACAATTATTAATGAAAAGATCTTTAGAAATGGTGGGACAGATATTAGAGTTCCATTAAAACTTTTAATATCAGCTTCAAACGAACTACCTGCAGAGGGTGAGGGACTAGAAGCTTTATTTGACCGTTTTATTATTAGATATATTGCTGAAGGGTTAAAAGATGAAGACAACTTTGAACAATTGCTTGATGGAGAGTCATCTCTTGATGTTGATGTTGACCCTAGATTACAAATTTCAATTGAAGAATTAGAAATATGAAAAAAACAATCTAAGCAAGTTAGAATGAGTAGAAAATCATTAGACTTCATTCATTACTTTAGAAAAAAAATATTAAAAGAAACTAATGGAGAAGCATATATTTCAGATAGACGTTGAAAAAAAATATCTGGTTTAATGAAAACCAGTGCTTTTTATAATGGTAGAGCAGAAACTGATATTGCAGACTTATTTGTGATTCCATATTGTATTTGAGATAATGAAGATCAAGAAAAAGCATACTTTAAAATATTCTTTGATGCATTCTTAGAGCAATTTGGATTAGAGTGAAGAAACGAAAAGAAAAATTTAATGAACCAAATTGATACAATCAATTCACAAATTGGACAAATTGAAGCTCAATACTTAAGATTGACACCTTACACAGATCCTTTCAAAGGTTCTCTTGGTGGTACTTATTACTTCATCAACTTCACTGATGGTGGAGAAGACTATAAAGTTTGTTTTATATCAGCAAGTGATTGAAATAGAATAAGAAATCTTACAAATGAAGATTTTGAAATTGACTTACACTTTGGACCAAACTTAAATAAATATGTTGGAAGTCAAAAGACTTTAGTAAGAGCTTATAAATCGGATCAAATTTTATTTGTTAATGAAAATAAGAAATATCTATTACAAAATGATAATCCAAATGAATTTAATGAACAGATGGTTAACTTAGCAGACACAATTATTGATTTAGAAAAACAGTATAAAGAAGTATCTGCAAAAATGTTTAAAGAATATAAAAAATATATGAACATGAATTGTATTTTCTTTGAAGATATTTACAATGAAAAAATAGCAGAAGCTTTTGATACTAAAACAAAAAAACAACTTGAAAGAGAAAAAGAATTAGAAAATATTGATGAATCAAACAGTCCAGTAGATAACTTAGAATTCGAAGTTGAAATGTAA